AACCCTATAAAAGGTGTGTatcaatgtattttttttgttgctgatatgaaagataaagtccttatgcttccaaaaccgTACCGCAAGCTATGCGTGTTAATGTTCAGACTGAGTGTTGGGGCTCGTAACAAAACTTCCCCATACGGAAGATGCCTTatatgtaatggaactgagagtcatgatcaagggctaaCGTTAACGGTCGTTCCATTTCCTTCATAGAGGATTTCTCAGATTTTGTCTCGTGACTGACTTCAATAAACTTTCGTTACCAAAGTAAAGATGTTGCTATAGTGCCGATAAACTTCTCTGTATGTTCAAGCTGTCATCTCTTCAAAATACAAATAAACACATGTTGCGCATTTTGCTTACCTTCAAACTAGCTCTGGTCCAAGCGCATACGTCACTACGATCTGCTTGCACATCCGCTGTATGCACATGGACCAGAGCTAGGTAAATAAAGTGTTTGAAAGTCGTGTCTCCTTGTCAACCCTGCCAAGGGGAAGTTGAACAAGTATAGGCTACAAAGAGAGCAAGCCACTTTAGACGGTTGAGATGCACCCAGTATCACCATTATGCTTCTGTTACAAGTATAGTCCTATCATCTAATTTCTCCCTATTTCTAGGGGTGGGGCGAACTGTCATCTTACTCCTCCAGAGCACGTCAGAAGCTGGAGAGCCTGCTGAACAAAAACATGAGAATCAGAATGACAGACGGACGAACACTGGTGGGACTGTTCCTGTGCACAGACAGAGATTGCAACGTCATCCTGGGGTCCGCTCAGGAGTTCCTCAAATCCTCAGGTAACGACAGTACTTATCAGGCTAAGCCCACATACTCTAGTAAGCTCACTGCTACTCACCCCTGTTCCTGCAGAGCAGTGGGTGCAGGGTTTTATCCAAACCCAGCACTAACAAAACCAATTCAGCTAGCAAATGTATTGCTTAGTTTATTTGCTGTAAAAACCTTATAGCTCTCTGGGACCGGAGTGAACACCATATCCATATTCTGCTTTGTAACAGAGTAACATTGCCGTTAATACACTGTGTACATGTTCattattaaaatgtattttgtgtgtgtcttACTTGCATCTGCATCAGACTCCTTCTCCCAGGGTGAGCCCAGAGTGCTGGGGTTAGCCATGATTCCCGGCCACCACGTGGTCTCTATCGAGGTGGAATCAGACAGCCTGGTCGGCACACAGGGGTTCAGGTCCAGCCACTGAGGAACAAGATCAGCTCGCCCAAAGCTGGAGGAGACTAGCTAACATCCTGGCTAGCCAGGTCTATGTCTCAGCAGCCTACAGTACAGACTTGAAATTGAGAATTCAATCAAAGGAGAATTCCAGATGCAGCTGATCTCTGGTGCCAGTGTATTTGGTTTAGCAGGCAGCCATGGTGTGTTTGAGGTCTAACCAGGCACTCTCAGTGAcattacattgtgtgtgtgtgagtacaacAGATGTTTATTCAAGGAGGGGCATGGACTGAGCCAggctgtacagtatatgtgtttGTATGGAACCTCTGTTTAATTGTATGGAATATGGATAAATGTTTTCCAATACATTTCAGTATCTAAACCTGTCTGATCTGTTAATGAAGAATGATGCACTGTCCTTATATACTGGTAATGCAGCAGTTACAGATGGTCCAGAGCATGACTAGCTAAAGTTCATGACTTACTTGACTTAAacacctcaactagcctgtacccctgcacactgactcagtaccggtgccccctgtatatagcatcgttattcttgtgttactttttattttagcctacttggtaaatattttcttcttcttgaactgcactgttggttaagggcttgtaagtatttcacagtaaagtctacacttgtatttggtgcatgtggaaaataaagtttgatttgattaaacCCTTGTCTCCTATTAGCAGCATAGACCGTTGACAAACGTCCTACATCTCACTCATTTCGGGACACATCTTTCCAGGTCACACCAGTTGAGGCCATCAGTTAGTGTTGAAGTGCACGTGTTACTAGGAAAACATATTCAGTAtgagggattttttttatttttaattaccCATTTTTCGTGGTTTCCAATttgtagttagtcttgtctcatcgctgcaactcccgttacggactcaggagaggcgaaggccgagagccgtgcgtcctccgaaacacaacccagccaagccacactgcttcttgacacaatgctcgcttaacccggaagccagccacaccaatgtgtttcGGAtggtacacctggcgaccatgtcagcgtacattgcgcccagcccgccacaagagtcgctagagtgcgatgggacaagaacatctcTGCCAGCcaatccctcccctaaccctgatGACGCTGGGCGAATTGTGtgctgccccatgggtctcccggtcacagctgcgacagagcctggacaaaccaggatctctagtggcacagctagcactgtgatgcagggCCTGAGACCACTTAGGCCACTCAGGAGACCCCAGTACGAGAGTTGCATGATTGCAAAAGTTTGCCATTATTTCCTGGTAATGTGTATTTGTCGTATCAATTTTTGCCCTTGGGGTTTGCAAAGCAAATGCCCCACTTACATCTTCATTTTTCTTATTCTTTAGTGCGCAACTCCTCTTACACATGCCATTCAAACTTCAAACGTGTAGACTGGTTTGAGTTGAGTTGCTCATATTCAACTTTTGATATCTTTTAAAATATTCAACTTTGTATCTATCTTCATTCACGAGAGTGGGACTTTTTTCAACAATCtccccattgtgacatcatcacttCCAACATTCCATTCGCTTTAAATGCAACAACGTTTGACACAAATCTGCTACTTTGAATATTTGCCAACAATTTAGACAAAAAGTTTGTGGGAAATCTTCCTCTAATTCACTGTTTTTAAAATCTGAAAACGGATTAGGAATAGCTTCTTCAAATTAATAGAGTGATCTGTTTAGTAACACATCAACTGCTTGCAATTATTCATGTCAGAAGCTAGCAGATTCATTACTTACCAACAGCAGTAAATTCCAATACAACTAAATCACATTTTGAAGTTCTCTCCATGCTTTGTCTAACAACATTATCATGAATATATTAAATAAATTGTGGGTCAGAGTGCAGCATTTATTTAGTTTCAAAGCACAAACGTTTGTTAGCATGTTTATCACTGCTTTAGCAACACGTGCCTCGGAGGGTGACAATGTCTTCATAATACATTGATCCCGTTGCGCTGATCTGATCTGTTCACTCACTTTTTTTTCACCCGATAACTTCTCATCGCACTTCGTTCAGTTTTCACATGCAATAACTGTAGTTTAGACTGACCACCACCAGaatcttagaaaaaaaggttctgGATAGAACCAAAAATGGTTGTACGGTTCTTTGATTAGAACCCATTTGGTTCTTCTTCACTGAACTAACATTGGTGCTATATAGTGTTCTATATGGAACCAATTTCGGGTCTATGTAGAATTAAGGGGCGCCATATATGAAGCAAGCAGATGACCCTTTTTGATTCTTTACAGAACCTTTTTTTCCTAAAAGTGCACACAACTATTTACAACACACCTATTgcaccacacaactactgaccacaacaacACAACTATTGACCACCACTACAGActataactactgaccacaactactgaacaCCACTCCTGAccacaattactgaccacaaccacaaaattactgaccacaacacagagaccaTAACTACAACtcatgaccacaaccacacaactactgaccacaacactactgacacaccacacaactactgatcacaactgaccacaactactgaaaaCAACTACCGAACCacaaaactactgaccacaaaaacacaactactgaccacaacgtaactacagaccataactactgaaaacaactactgaccacaagcACACAGACTGTCCAAAACTCCCGAACAGAACCACACACCTACTCACCAAAACTACTGAACagtactgaccacaactactgaacaGACAACTACTTAACCACACAACTaatgaccacaactactgaccacaaccacacaactactgagcCACATCCAACTACTGAACACAACTAGTAACAACTCCTGACCATATCCACAGAACTACTGACCACAATTActgaaccacaactactgaccactactactgaaTCACACACCTACTTACCAAAACTCCTGACcataaccacacaactactgaccacaattactgaccacacaactacagaCCACAACAGCAGAACTATAGACAACAACTgaccataactactgaccacagaCACAAAACTACTGACCAAAACACAACTAAAgaccataactactgaccacaaccaacTACTAACCTGAACAACACAACGAGAGACAATAGCTACTGACCACAActcctgaccacaaccacacaactactaacAACTTCGGACCAAGACTACTGACCATATCaccacaactactgaaccacactactaccacaaccacagcCCTACTGACCACAATTACTAAGCAcaacacacaactactgaccacaactaccgATCACAACCATGCAACTACTGAACAACAAAACTattgaccacacaactactggcCGCAACAACACAACTTCTGACCAAGACTACTGACCATAAcacacaactactgaaccacactactaccacaaccacacccacACGACTACTGACCACAATTACTGaaaacaactactgaccacaaccacacagct
Above is a genomic segment from Oncorhynchus masou masou isolate Uvic2021 chromosome 23, UVic_Omas_1.1, whole genome shotgun sequence containing:
- the LOC135510575 gene encoding N-alpha-acetyltransferase 38, NatC auxiliary subunit-like, which translates into the protein MATMIEENGPSTHGWGELSSYSSRARQKLESLLNKNMRIRMTDGRTLVGLFLCTDRDCNVILGSAQEFLKSSDSFSQGEPRVLGLAMIPGHHVVSIEVESDSLVGTQGFRSSH